TTCCAGTTCCGCCGGGGTGCCGTCGACGCGCAGCGTGACCGGCAGGCCGGCGTCGCGGACCTGTTCGGCGAGCGCCTCGAGGCCGGCGATGCCGGGCTGCGGTGCGAGTTCGGCGGCCGGCTCGGTCTCGGTGCGCAGCACGCCGAGCATGCGGCGCAGTTCCCGCATGGCGGAGCGGGACGTCTCCTCGATCGTGGTGAGGGCCCCGTCCGCGGCGTCGGTGTCGGTGCGCAGGACGCGGCGGGCGCCGGTGGCGAGCACGCCCATCACGCTGACGTTGTGCGCGACCACGTCGTGGAGTTCGCGGGCGATGCGGCGCCGTTCGTCCGCGACGGCCTGTTCGGCGAGGGCGCGCTGGTTGGCCTCGGCGGTGACCGCGCGGTCCTCGAGGGCCCGGGCAGTGACCCGGCGGCCGTGGACGGCGCGGCCGACCAGGAAGACGACCAGGCCGATCAGCGTGTTGTTGAGGGCCAGGTAGGCGACCGGCAGCTGGTAGCCGTCGACCATCATGGGGACGGCCAGCGGGGCGAACACGACCGGCACCCAGAGCAGCAGGCCGGCGGTGATCGCGCCGCGCAGCGACAGCCGGGAGCCGGCCGTGTACGTCAGGACGATGAACGCGATCGGCAGCGTCAGCGGCTGGGTGGGGACGAGCGCCGGGGCGGCGACGGCCGGCAGCAGCATCAGCAGCGCCGGCCAGAGCAGCACCCGGCGCAGCGCGATCGGCACCGCGAGCCACACCGTCAGCAGCACCACGGCACGCGGGTCGCCCTGCTCCTCGCGGTCGATCCAGAGCACGAGCACGTCCGCGGCCAGCGCGAGCAGCGCGAGCCGCAGGTCCCAGACGAACGCGCGCCGCGGCCGCCGGCTGCGACCGGCCGCGAACCAGTCCTGCACTGTTCTCATCACGTCGGAACCTATCCGCCCGCGGCGCCCGGCGAATCGGCCCGCGCGCCGACCCGCCCCTCCTGCTGGAGGAGGAGACGAGATCTGGCACACAGCGCTAACAATCCCGCGGAATGTGCCGATCACCGAACCGCAACGGGTTGA
This genomic window from Catenuloplanes niger contains:
- a CDS encoding sensor histidine kinase produces the protein MRTVQDWFAAGRSRRPRRAFVWDLRLALLALAADVLVLWIDREEQGDPRAVVLLTVWLAVPIALRRVLLWPALLMLLPAVAAPALVPTQPLTLPIAFIVLTYTAGSRLSLRGAITAGLLLWVPVVFAPLAVPMMVDGYQLPVAYLALNNTLIGLVVFLVGRAVHGRRVTARALEDRAVTAEANQRALAEQAVADERRRIARELHDVVAHNVSVMGVLATGARRVLRTDTDAADGALTTIEETSRSAMRELRRMLGVLRTETEPAAELAPQPGIAGLEALAEQVRDAGLPVTLRVDGTPAELEPGVALTVYRIVQEALTNALKHAGPATAQVRLSFGVYWLIVEVFDTGRGPLPGSEHGAGHGLVGMRERVALYGGTLRVGPRPGGGFRVYAKIPVD